A single Sulfurimonas aquatica DNA region contains:
- a CDS encoding mechanosensitive ion channel family protein: protein MYDELLDKLIALNLNFDFFGLNSAKLIYIVLLIAVIYFFRKIVYVTLERNILKISSIKDYSTQILGSVRTPIEYIIIIININMIVYVYDDFHTINSIATIFNIIYGFFLTLLFYKVLNAVALIKLKTLSDNSNIKSDVVNVALKIVNFIILIIGLLVVLYFAGVDLTAVLSGLGIGGLAVAFAAKDTISNFFGTLSILMSDVFSQGDWIEIDGREGVVVEIGLRVTTLRTFDNALIAIPNGTFASKDVKNWNKRILGRRIKMKLSIRYDSKSEDIKNAVNEIRIMLEKHPKIAGKETKYKYQRLNQHVAKLVSKDDLEGVKSTLLVYLDEFSDSSINILVYCFTKSVLWDEWLATKEDVMHKIMHIIEKNSLAFAFPSLSLYNESTKTQE from the coding sequence ATGTATGATGAGTTACTAGATAAGTTAATAGCACTTAATCTGAATTTTGATTTTTTTGGTTTAAATAGTGCAAAATTAATCTATATAGTTCTCCTAATCGCAGTAATATACTTTTTTAGAAAGATAGTTTATGTGACTTTAGAGAGAAATATTCTTAAAATATCCTCTATTAAAGACTACTCAACGCAGATACTTGGGAGTGTTCGAACTCCCATAGAATACATCATTATAATCATAAACATAAATATGATTGTCTATGTTTATGATGATTTTCATACTATAAACTCTATCGCAACTATTTTCAATATTATCTATGGCTTTTTCTTAACGCTTCTATTTTATAAAGTGCTTAATGCTGTTGCGTTAATCAAACTTAAAACTCTTAGTGATAACTCAAATATAAAAAGTGATGTAGTAAACGTAGCCCTTAAAATTGTAAACTTTATAATTTTAATCATTGGATTGCTTGTTGTGCTCTATTTTGCTGGAGTAGATCTTACTGCTGTACTTTCTGGTTTAGGGATAGGTGGACTCGCCGTTGCGTTTGCTGCTAAAGATACAATTTCAAACTTTTTTGGCACACTCTCTATACTTATGAGTGATGTTTTTTCACAAGGAGATTGGATAGAGATAGATGGAAGGGAGGGTGTTGTAGTAGAGATTGGTCTTCGCGTTACAACACTTAGAACTTTTGATAATGCCCTTATAGCAATTCCAAATGGCACCTTTGCTTCAAAAGATGTAAAAAACTGGAACAAACGCATACTTGGTCGTAGAATAAAAATGAAACTCAGTATTAGGTATGACTCAAAAAGTGAAGATATAAAAAATGCTGTAAATGAGATACGAATAATGTTAGAAAAGCATCCTAAAATTGCAGGTAAAGAGACTAAATATAAGTATCAGAGACTTAATCAGCATGTGGCTAAGCTTGTTTCTAAAGATGACTTAGAAGGTGTCAAAAGCACTCTTTTAGTCTACCTAGATGAGTTTTCAGACTCGAGTATAAATATCTTAGTTTACTGTTTTACAAAGTCTGTACTTTGGGATGAATGGCTTGCAACAAAAGAGGATGTGATGCATAAGATAATGCATATAATTGAAAAGAATTCATTAGCATTTGCATTTCCATCTCTCTCACTCTATAATGAGAGTACAAAAACACAAGAGTAA
- a CDS encoding 4Fe-4S binding protein: protein MINLSAGACVRSLSVDSECNKCELVCPTNAIVIGDNTLPSINFSTCVTCGACGGVCPNEALALEEFNTTNFFFDFLEEESDLLSCRKNVPCISALSVEHIISLAILKKGITFDMGYCDGCDIASTCKPQILKNHEEATYLLEAMESDVSIKLEDVSYESETKESGRREFLSAVNLQSIAKVKKGFEDEVQKANDELVEHSLSKTDIALIRKKSIPNKRKILFTAIKRVEKPSQFHVIDGSELSFTSTKLMKEDACTACQMCYRVCPTGALTSDMKNSKIDFDPFMCIKCHVCHDVCAPDAITLSSSYNVKEFFEPTVQNLVSFSVQRCDECNAYFSTNSGDKLCYRCKIEEEEAKELWGIE, encoded by the coding sequence ATGATAAATTTAAGTGCAGGTGCTTGTGTACGCTCTTTGAGTGTAGATAGCGAATGTAATAAATGTGAACTAGTATGTCCTACAAATGCAATAGTAATCGGTGATAATACACTCCCCTCTATAAACTTTTCAACATGTGTAACTTGTGGAGCCTGTGGGGGTGTTTGTCCTAATGAAGCTCTTGCATTAGAAGAGTTTAACACTACAAACTTCTTCTTTGATTTTTTAGAAGAAGAGAGTGACTTACTCTCATGTAGAAAAAACGTGCCATGTATCTCAGCCCTTAGTGTTGAGCATATTATCTCATTAGCTATTTTGAAAAAAGGTATTACTTTTGATATGGGCTATTGTGATGGCTGTGATATAGCATCTACATGTAAACCTCAAATTTTGAAAAACCATGAAGAGGCAACATACCTACTTGAAGCTATGGAGAGTGATGTTAGCATCAAGCTAGAAGATGTCTCTTATGAGAGTGAAACAAAAGAGAGTGGTAGAAGAGAGTTCTTAAGTGCTGTTAACCTTCAGAGCATTGCGAAGGTTAAAAAAGGTTTTGAGGATGAAGTACAAAAAGCCAATGATGAGTTGGTTGAGCACTCTTTAAGTAAGACAGATATCGCTCTAATTAGGAAAAAAAGTATACCAAATAAGAGAAAAATTCTTTTTACCGCAATAAAAAGAGTTGAAAAGCCATCACAGTTTCATGTAATTGATGGAAGTGAGTTAAGTTTTACTTCTACAAAACTAATGAAAGAGGATGCTTGTACAGCATGTCAGATGTGTTATAGAGTCTGTCCAACAGGTGCCTTAACATCTGATATGAAAAACTCTAAGATAGACTTTGATCCATTTATGTGTATAAAGTGTCATGTATGTCATGATGTATGTGCTCCAGATGCTATTACACTTTCAAGTTCATACAATGTTAAAGAATTTTTTGAACCAACTGTTCAAAACTTAGTATCTTTTAGCGTGCAACGCTGTGATGAGTGTAATGCATACTTTAGTACAAACTCAGGGGATAAACTCTGTTATAGATGTAAAATAGAAGAAGAAGAAGCCAAAGAGCTTTGGGGGATAGAATAA
- a CDS encoding YwbE family protein — protein sequence MIDGTKRVNIKHGLSVAIVLKQDQSTGLLTDGIVRDILTKSPNHPHGIKVRLMSGEVGRVKEIY from the coding sequence ATGATTGATGGGACTAAGCGAGTAAATATTAAGCATGGTCTATCAGTCGCAATAGTATTAAAACAAGACCAATCCACTGGACTCTTAACAGATGGAATAGTTCGCGACATACTTACAAAGTCTCCAAATCATCCTCATGGTATAAAAGTAAGACTCATGAGTGGTGAAGTAGGACGTGTTAAAGAGATATATTAG
- the pyk gene encoding pyruvate kinase has translation MKKRTKILATIGPASDSLETLVALIKAGVNVFRLNFSHGTHEQHSHVLKKIKKAMEVTGLIVGVLQDISGPKIRIGELEEDFLLEEGDKIIFTKEEIMGHKQDDALYRVCINYPQILQQLKIGDFIYLYDGIIRTKVSDISNGNVEVVVENRGILSSKKGVNFPNTRLGVDVLTQKDKNDMEWGVVNEVDFMAISFVQSAADMIKAREIIEALGGRQNLIAKIEKFDAIENIDAIIQASDGLMVARGDLGIEVPYYEVPNIQKMLINKANEASIPVITATQMLLSMTKNQRATRAEISDIANAVMDGTDAVMLSEESAVGDYPVLAVQTMSNTIIETEKHYNYYKFDEFKITDSGDTINKSAVSLSCDLNAKGIFSITSSGSSARKLARYRPKKTIYAITHDALTRGQMTLIWGVIPLMSVRKESLEVILDSLMVRGLENGSIKKKYSYILTAGDPIGKVGSTNMIRVISQEDMYAY, from the coding sequence ATGAAAAAACGTACAAAGATTTTAGCGACAATTGGGCCAGCATCGGATTCTCTTGAGACTTTAGTAGCGTTAATAAAAGCCGGAGTAAATGTTTTTAGACTTAACTTCTCTCATGGAACGCATGAGCAGCACTCACACGTACTTAAAAAAATCAAAAAAGCGATGGAAGTTACTGGACTTATAGTTGGAGTCTTACAAGATATAAGTGGACCAAAAATCCGTATTGGTGAGCTAGAAGAGGATTTCTTACTAGAAGAGGGTGATAAAATCATCTTCACGAAAGAAGAGATTATGGGGCATAAACAAGATGATGCTCTCTACCGCGTTTGTATTAACTACCCTCAAATTCTGCAACAATTAAAGATAGGCGACTTCATCTATCTTTACGATGGAATAATCAGAACAAAAGTGTCAGATATATCTAATGGGAATGTTGAAGTTGTAGTAGAAAATAGAGGTATACTCTCCTCAAAAAAAGGTGTAAACTTTCCAAATACACGTTTAGGTGTTGATGTTTTAACCCAAAAAGATAAAAATGATATGGAGTGGGGAGTTGTAAACGAAGTAGACTTTATGGCCATCTCTTTTGTTCAGAGTGCTGCAGATATGATTAAAGCTAGAGAGATTATTGAAGCACTTGGAGGACGACAAAACCTTATAGCAAAGATAGAGAAGTTTGATGCCATTGAGAATATCGATGCAATAATCCAAGCAAGTGATGGACTGATGGTTGCTCGTGGAGATTTAGGGATAGAAGTTCCCTACTATGAAGTACCAAATATCCAAAAAATGCTTATCAATAAGGCGAATGAAGCTTCTATACCTGTTATCACTGCAACCCAAATGCTTCTCTCTATGACAAAAAATCAAAGAGCAACACGTGCCGAGATAAGTGATATAGCAAATGCAGTCATGGATGGAACAGATGCTGTGATGCTCTCTGAAGAGAGTGCTGTAGGTGATTATCCTGTTCTTGCAGTTCAAACTATGTCTAACACAATTATAGAGACTGAAAAACACTACAACTACTATAAGTTTGATGAGTTTAAGATAACTGATAGCGGAGACACTATTAATAAGTCGGCAGTGAGCCTCTCTTGTGATCTAAATGCAAAAGGAATTTTCTCCATTACATCTTCAGGCTCATCTGCAAGAAAACTTGCACGTTATAGACCAAAAAAGACTATCTATGCGATAACACATGATGCATTGACAAGAGGACAGATGACACTTATATGGGGTGTTATTCCTCTGATGTCTGTGAGAAAAGAGAGCCTGGAAGTTATACTTGACTCTTTGATGGTTAGAGGACTTGAAAATGGTTCTATTAAAAAGAAATATAGCTATATTTTAACAGCAGGTGACCCTATTGGTAAAGTAGGCTCCACAAATATGATACGCGTTATTTCACAAGAAGATATGTATGCATATTAA
- a CDS encoding phosphatidylglycerophosphatase A family protein: MNYFFITLGYSGLFPKAPGTFGTLVSLPLGMLILIYFDASTLFLATLLISIIAIKAINRYEEKSKIHDDKRIVIDELAGMWFALSIAPAITVSLTEVVVLSNGFLIQSILSFALFRYFDIAKPSIIGRIDREAKGGVGVMGDDIIAGAAAGISSAALWQAYLYISTLI, encoded by the coding sequence ATGAACTACTTTTTTATTACCCTTGGATATAGTGGACTATTTCCAAAGGCTCCTGGAACTTTTGGAACACTAGTTTCTCTTCCACTTGGCATGCTAATCCTTATCTACTTTGATGCAAGCACACTTTTTCTAGCAACGCTTCTTATCTCCATAATAGCTATAAAAGCTATCAATAGATATGAAGAAAAAAGTAAAATTCATGATGATAAACGCATTGTAATTGATGAACTTGCAGGTATGTGGTTTGCCCTAAGTATTGCCCCGGCAATTACTGTGTCACTTACAGAAGTTGTAGTGTTAAGTAATGGATTTTTAATCCAATCTATACTCTCATTTGCTCTATTTCGTTACTTTGATATCGCAAAACCATCTATTATAGGTAGGATTGATCGTGAAGCTAAGGGTGGAGTTGGTGTTATGGGTGATGATATCATAGCTGGAGCCGCTGCTGGAATATCGAGTGCAGCTCTTTGGCAAGCTTATCTTTATATTTCTACTCTTATCTAG
- a CDS encoding sulfate adenylyltransferase, with translation MTSSRKNKTIYIDKEAASVLELVANSLLLPVTKLMCEKGSEEVLKTGLLDGKSFPFPFILAPSGKKNEKTISELEIGQEITILCEGDEFATLIIEETYKIDPNERVKHIYGTDDATHPGVMATIKRLGSWAISGEYTLIKPKENINKNKIEEAKKLIEAKHTSSLFMAANPLHRGHERLIRQTLESTDLLVIFLLKPYDSHNINYEIRKEALEYFINNFLPKNRVIVVPLENSYIFAGYNEIIIDSIVAKNYGCDRMTIGRNHAGLGMFYDCNSNKSIIDRVTGIDIEIQIASEYVYCDQCTTLVSKNTCPHGQHHQISYHSDSILELLEAGILPPAVLIRKEISALLLAKLYPNRFKNLEKLYYDTFAAKGLLEEHSEKDFYLELMKLYQTTSLT, from the coding sequence ATGACATCATCAAGAAAAAATAAAACAATATATATAGATAAAGAAGCTGCTTCAGTCTTAGAACTTGTTGCAAACTCTCTTTTACTTCCAGTAACAAAGCTTATGTGTGAAAAGGGTTCTGAAGAGGTTTTAAAAACTGGCCTCTTAGATGGAAAATCTTTTCCTTTTCCTTTCATACTCGCACCTTCAGGCAAAAAAAATGAAAAAACAATTTCAGAGCTTGAAATAGGTCAAGAGATTACTATACTCTGCGAGGGAGACGAGTTTGCCACTCTTATTATTGAAGAGACTTATAAAATAGATCCAAATGAGAGAGTCAAACATATCTATGGAACTGATGATGCAACTCACCCTGGAGTTATGGCCACAATAAAAAGACTTGGTTCATGGGCGATAAGTGGTGAGTATACATTAATAAAACCTAAAGAGAATATCAATAAAAATAAAATAGAAGAGGCTAAAAAACTTATAGAGGCTAAACATACTTCATCTCTGTTTATGGCAGCAAACCCTCTGCACCGTGGTCATGAGCGTTTAATACGCCAAACATTAGAGAGTACTGACCTCTTGGTTATATTTTTACTCAAGCCATATGACAGTCATAATATTAATTATGAGATTAGAAAAGAGGCTCTAGAGTACTTCATTAACAACTTTTTACCTAAAAATAGAGTTATAGTTGTCCCTTTAGAAAATAGCTATATTTTTGCAGGATATAATGAGATTATAATTGACTCTATTGTCGCAAAAAACTACGGCTGCGACAGAATGACTATAGGAAGAAACCATGCAGGTCTTGGAATGTTTTATGATTGTAACTCAAACAAATCTATCATTGACAGAGTAACAGGAATAGATATAGAGATACAGATTGCTAGTGAGTATGTTTATTGTGATCAATGTACAACGCTTGTGAGTAAAAATACTTGCCCACATGGCCAGCACCACCAGATTTCTTATCACTCTGACTCGATTTTAGAACTGCTTGAAGCAGGTATACTTCCACCTGCAGTACTTATTCGAAAAGAGATCTCTGCTCTACTTCTAGCTAAACTCTATCCAAACAGATTTAAAAATCTTGAAAAACTATACTATGATACTTTTGCTGCTAAAGGGCTACTAGAAGAACATAGTGAAAAAGATTTCTACCTTGAGCTTATGAAGCTCTATCAAACTACATCTCTTACATAG